The Desulfobacterales bacterium genome has a segment encoding these proteins:
- a CDS encoding TonB family protein gives MKSTTPAYNRTAEPTAEVDRLFMPVAVSVIGHFLLLGLLIATPKFPVSRDLPAGAISVNLVAVPSYTSAAPPGKKIPGKPAKKISAPKPKETPPSVKKPPKVKAEVAVKPPLKKPVVVEPPPNAPVKEAISLAPKAVTPKVSLKKKTYQAEKVVESAIKRIEQKTGESSSPAAPAETTERNPIQEALDRMAAAVEEKEAAGGGGGTTEGAIGEDATGVGGGLGGTGKPRQMDLFDIYRVEIARYIQKNWAYSDQLSGGQSNMAAWVIIEVTRQGEITNFWFEKRSGNTYLDESAARAIQKSNPLPPFPPGVTESMLQQGLRFTPTGIK, from the coding sequence ATGAAGTCTACAACGCCTGCATATAACCGAACGGCTGAACCAACCGCCGAGGTCGACAGATTGTTCATGCCGGTGGCGGTTTCCGTCATCGGACATTTTCTTCTGTTGGGGCTGTTGATCGCCACTCCGAAGTTTCCCGTTAGTCGAGATCTGCCCGCGGGTGCGATAAGCGTGAATCTTGTGGCCGTTCCATCGTATACATCGGCTGCTCCTCCGGGAAAAAAGATTCCGGGAAAACCGGCCAAGAAAATAAGTGCACCAAAGCCCAAAGAGACACCGCCTTCAGTTAAAAAACCACCGAAAGTGAAGGCTGAGGTTGCTGTGAAACCACCCCTGAAGAAACCGGTTGTGGTGGAACCGCCCCCGAACGCACCGGTAAAAGAGGCGATATCCCTTGCACCCAAAGCGGTGACGCCCAAAGTGTCTCTTAAGAAAAAAACATATCAGGCCGAAAAGGTCGTCGAAAGCGCCATCAAGCGGATTGAACAAAAGACGGGGGAATCCTCCAGTCCGGCAGCACCGGCAGAGACTACTGAACGAAATCCGATACAGGAAGCGCTTGATCGAATGGCAGCCGCAGTCGAAGAAAAAGAAGCCGCCGGCGGGGGGGGGGGCACTACCGAGGGCGCCATTGGAGAGGATGCCACCGGCGTCGGCGGCGGCCTCGGCGGTACGGGCAAACCAAGACAAATGGATTTATTTGATATTTATCGCGTCGAGATCGCCCGTTATATTCAAAAAAACTGGGCGTATTCAGATCAGCTCTCTGGCGGCCAGAGTAATATGGCCGCCTGGGTGATTATCGAAGTCACCCGGCAGGGTGAAATCACCAACTTTTGGTTTGAGAAACGATCCGGGAATACTTATCTTGACGAATCGGCCGCCAGGGCGATTCAGAAATCAAACCCCCTGCCGCCCTTTCCGCCCGGCGTAACGGAATCGATGCTGCAACAGGGGCTTCGGTTTACGCCGACGGGAATAAAGTAA
- the tolB gene encoding Tol-Pal system beta propeller repeat protein TolB: MRFSFRAAALLIALTITCLVPGYCRAAFEYIDITSPSLRKIPLAVPIFKSLTPNYSEDKIAVEGADLLASTLDFTGYFKLLDRGAFLEDPRKTGLVPPTLKLTNWTTIGAELLVTAGVSVSGTLLEMELRLYDTFKGRLVVGKRYTGYITDQRKIIRRFCSEVIFELTGNRGIFSSKIAFVSTGTKTKEIYTCDFDGYDPMQLTRSRSITLSPAWSWDGQWLAYTSYEKGNPDLFIRHLNEKRGTVVSKKGINITPAWVPNQFALAATLSFSGDQEIYLLTGSGEIIKNLTSNWGIDVSPSWSPDGKQMAFVSDRAGSPQIYIKNIDSGEARRLTFEGKYNTSPSWSPKGDKIAYESKDNGNFNIRVIGVDGAGLYQLTNDAGDNESPSWAPDGSLIAFSSTREGPSRIFIMTAFGTDQRRLLALPGEQTNPSWSPNIAPN; encoded by the coding sequence ATGAGATTTTCATTCAGGGCCGCCGCCCTGCTGATAGCGCTTACCATTACCTGTCTCGTACCGGGATATTGCCGAGCGGCATTTGAGTATATTGATATTACCAGCCCGTCTTTACGGAAAATACCACTGGCCGTACCCATTTTCAAAAGCCTTACCCCCAACTATTCGGAAGATAAAATTGCCGTGGAGGGGGCTGACCTGCTGGCGAGTACGCTTGATTTCACAGGCTATTTTAAACTGCTCGACCGGGGGGCGTTTCTCGAAGATCCCCGGAAAACCGGTCTTGTACCGCCAACCCTCAAGCTTACCAATTGGACCACCATCGGTGCCGAACTGCTGGTCACAGCGGGTGTTTCCGTCTCCGGCACGCTCCTGGAAATGGAGCTTCGCTTGTACGACACCTTCAAAGGACGGTTGGTGGTCGGGAAAAGGTACACCGGGTATATAACAGACCAACGAAAAATTATTCGCCGGTTTTGCAGTGAGGTCATATTCGAGCTGACCGGTAACCGCGGCATATTTTCAAGCAAAATCGCCTTCGTCTCAACCGGTACAAAAACCAAGGAAATTTATACTTGTGATTTCGACGGGTATGATCCCATGCAATTGACCCGATCAAGGTCCATCACCTTGTCTCCGGCCTGGTCCTGGGACGGGCAATGGCTTGCCTACACTTCCTACGAGAAAGGAAATCCGGATCTTTTTATCCGTCATTTGAACGAAAAACGAGGCACGGTGGTCTCAAAAAAAGGGATTAACATCACCCCCGCCTGGGTTCCGAACCAATTTGCGCTGGCAGCGACCCTTTCGTTTTCCGGCGATCAGGAAATTTATCTATTGACCGGCAGCGGAGAAATTATTAAAAATCTAACGAGTAACTGGGGTATAGACGTATCGCCGAGCTGGTCGCCGGACGGCAAGCAGATGGCCTTTGTTTCAGACAGGGCCGGCTCGCCTCAGATATACATCAAGAATATTGATTCCGGTGAGGCGCGCCGCCTGACCTTTGAAGGCAAATACAACACCTCTCCGAGCTGGTCACCGAAGGGGGATAAGATCGCTTATGAATCCAAGGATAATGGAAATTTTAACATCCGCGTGATAGGCGTTGACGGCGCCGGGCTGTATCAATTAACAAATGATGCGGGAGATAATGAATCCCCTTCGTGGGCCCCGGATGGCAGCCTTATTGCCTTTAGTTCCACACGCGAGGGGCCATCCAGAATTTTTATTATGACCGCTTTCGGTACGGATCAACGTCGTTTATTAGCCCTGCCTGGAGAACAAACGAATCCAAGCTGGTCACCCAACATAGCACCCAACTAA
- the tolR gene encoding protein TolR — translation MQTGSNNQLMSDINITPFVDVMLVLLIIFMVTAPMMTQGVNVNLPEATNEELPSQQQEPLIISIDAAQDVYINDSKVALDFLREKLIKILENRKDREVYVRADKDIPYGIVIRVMSEVKNAGVEKLGMLTLPPEEDHKPKKS, via the coding sequence ATGCAAACCGGATCAAACAATCAGCTGATGTCCGACATTAATATAACGCCCTTTGTGGATGTAATGTTGGTGTTATTGATTATTTTTATGGTAACGGCACCCATGATGACGCAGGGAGTCAACGTCAATCTTCCCGAGGCCACCAACGAGGAACTTCCCTCTCAGCAGCAAGAACCTCTAATTATTAGTATCGATGCCGCGCAGGACGTTTATATCAATGATTCCAAAGTCGCCCTTGACTTTCTACGGGAAAAGCTTATTAAAATTTTGGAAAATCGGAAGGATCGCGAGGTATATGTTCGGGCGGACAAGGATATTCCTTACGGCATCGTTATTCGGGTCATGTCGGAGGTAAAAAATGCCGGGGTTGAAAAGCTGGGCATGTTAACGCTCCCTCCGGAAGAGGATCATAAGCCCAAGAAAAGTTAA